One genomic window of Glycine soja cultivar W05 chromosome 9, ASM419377v2, whole genome shotgun sequence includes the following:
- the LOC114368792 gene encoding probable inactive purple acid phosphatase 28 isoform X2: MDSQNWKHSLLYITFLLAILHLTQNHFCHKLFFANQTVRVKKNPDLPLRFRSDGTFKILQVADMHYGTGTSVTRCRDVLASEFEFCSDLNTTRFLKRIILAENPDFLAFTDNIFGSSSPDAAESLFRAFGPVMESGLPWAAVLGNHDQESTMDREELMSLISLMDYSVSQINPSDDDLINPSKGGVMTKIDGFGNYNLRVYGAPGSMLANSTVLNLFFLDSGDRSVYQGIRTYGWIKESQLNWLRRVSHEFQGQKRDPLHPTDAISTMKPPALAFFHIPIPEIPHLFYKEIIGQFQEAVACSRVNSGVLQAFVSMGDVKAVFIGHDHTNDFCGNLDGIWFCYGGGFGYHGYGKAGWPRRARIILAELQKGKKSWMDVQRIMTWKRLDDEKMSKIDEQILWQSR, translated from the exons ATGGATTCACAAAACTGGAAACACTCTCTCCTCTACATCACTTTCCTCCTCGCAATTCTCCACCTCACGCAGAACCATTTCTGCCACAAGCTCTTCTTCGCCAACCAAACGGTGCGCGTCAAGAAGAACCCCGACCTCCCCCTCCGGTTCCGTTCCGACGGTACCTTCAAGATCCTCcag GTGGCTGATATGCACTACGGCACTGGAACTAGCGTGACACGGTGCAGGGACGTGTTGGCCTCCGAGTTCGAGTTTTGTTCCGATCTTAACACCACTCGTTTTTTAAAGCGTATCATTCTAGCAGAGAATCCTGATTTTCTTGCCTTTACTG ATAATATTTTCGGATCAAGTTCACCCGATGCTGCAGAGTCTCTGTTTAGAGCCTTTGGCCCTGTTATGGAATCAGGACTTCCTTGGGCAGCAGTGTTGGGAAACCATGACCAAGAATCAACTATGGATCGTGAAGAGTTAATGTCTTTAATCTCTCTTATGGATTATTCAGTCTCACAAATCAATCCATCGGATGATGATCTCATTAATCCTTCTAAAGGTGGTGTGATGACTAAAATTGATGGCTTTGGGAATTATAACCTAAGAGTGTATGGTGCCCCAGGGTCCATGCTGGCAAACAGCACTGTTTTGaatcttttctttcttgataGTGGAGATAGGTCTGTTTATCAGGGAATTCGAACTTATGGATGGATCAAGGAGTCTCAACTTAATTGGCTTCGTCGTGTTTCTCATGAATTCCAG GGACAAAAGCGGGATCCTCTTCACCCTACCGATGCTATTTCCACAATGAAACCCCCAGCACTTGCATTTTTTCACATCCCAATCCCAGAAATTCCACATCTGTTCTACAAAGAGATCATAGGGCAGTTTCAAGAGGCTGTGGCTTGTTCGCGAGTGAACTCGGGGGTCTTGCAGGCCTTTGTCTCCATGGGAGATGTGAAGGCTGTGTTCATAGGCCACGACCACACCAATGACTTTTGTGGAAACTTGGATGGCATATGGTTTTGTTATGGTGGTGGCTTCGGATACCATGGCTATGGGAAAGCAGGGTGGCCAAGAAGAGCAAGGATTATACTTGCTGAACTTCAGAAGGGAAAGAAGTCCTGGATGGACGTGCAGAGAATCATGACTTGGAAACGCCTTGATGATGAGAAGATGAGCAAGATTGATGAACAAATCCTATGGCAGTCTAGATGA
- the LOC114368792 gene encoding probable inactive purple acid phosphatase 28 isoform X1, producing MDSQNWKHSLLYITFLLAILHLTQNHFCHKLFFANQTVRVKKNPDLPLRFRSDGTFKILQVADMHYGTGTSVTRCRDVLASEFEFCSDLNTTRFLKRIILAENPDFLAFTGDNIFGSSSPDAAESLFRAFGPVMESGLPWAAVLGNHDQESTMDREELMSLISLMDYSVSQINPSDDDLINPSKGGVMTKIDGFGNYNLRVYGAPGSMLANSTVLNLFFLDSGDRSVYQGIRTYGWIKESQLNWLRRVSHEFQGQKRDPLHPTDAISTMKPPALAFFHIPIPEIPHLFYKEIIGQFQEAVACSRVNSGVLQAFVSMGDVKAVFIGHDHTNDFCGNLDGIWFCYGGGFGYHGYGKAGWPRRARIILAELQKGKKSWMDVQRIMTWKRLDDEKMSKIDEQILWQSR from the exons ATGGATTCACAAAACTGGAAACACTCTCTCCTCTACATCACTTTCCTCCTCGCAATTCTCCACCTCACGCAGAACCATTTCTGCCACAAGCTCTTCTTCGCCAACCAAACGGTGCGCGTCAAGAAGAACCCCGACCTCCCCCTCCGGTTCCGTTCCGACGGTACCTTCAAGATCCTCcag GTGGCTGATATGCACTACGGCACTGGAACTAGCGTGACACGGTGCAGGGACGTGTTGGCCTCCGAGTTCGAGTTTTGTTCCGATCTTAACACCACTCGTTTTTTAAAGCGTATCATTCTAGCAGAGAATCCTGATTTTCTTGCCTTTACTG GAGATAATATTTTCGGATCAAGTTCACCCGATGCTGCAGAGTCTCTGTTTAGAGCCTTTGGCCCTGTTATGGAATCAGGACTTCCTTGGGCAGCAGTGTTGGGAAACCATGACCAAGAATCAACTATGGATCGTGAAGAGTTAATGTCTTTAATCTCTCTTATGGATTATTCAGTCTCACAAATCAATCCATCGGATGATGATCTCATTAATCCTTCTAAAGGTGGTGTGATGACTAAAATTGATGGCTTTGGGAATTATAACCTAAGAGTGTATGGTGCCCCAGGGTCCATGCTGGCAAACAGCACTGTTTTGaatcttttctttcttgataGTGGAGATAGGTCTGTTTATCAGGGAATTCGAACTTATGGATGGATCAAGGAGTCTCAACTTAATTGGCTTCGTCGTGTTTCTCATGAATTCCAG GGACAAAAGCGGGATCCTCTTCACCCTACCGATGCTATTTCCACAATGAAACCCCCAGCACTTGCATTTTTTCACATCCCAATCCCAGAAATTCCACATCTGTTCTACAAAGAGATCATAGGGCAGTTTCAAGAGGCTGTGGCTTGTTCGCGAGTGAACTCGGGGGTCTTGCAGGCCTTTGTCTCCATGGGAGATGTGAAGGCTGTGTTCATAGGCCACGACCACACCAATGACTTTTGTGGAAACTTGGATGGCATATGGTTTTGTTATGGTGGTGGCTTCGGATACCATGGCTATGGGAAAGCAGGGTGGCCAAGAAGAGCAAGGATTATACTTGCTGAACTTCAGAAGGGAAAGAAGTCCTGGATGGACGTGCAGAGAATCATGACTTGGAAACGCCTTGATGATGAGAAGATGAGCAAGATTGATGAACAAATCCTATGGCAGTCTAGATGA
- the LOC114367541 gene encoding protein At-4/1, translating into MAATSDEEMESLLSAFDQIYEDAKSGISEMQLLQSNYNAEFKMRESLQISSNALKRENDSLTKLYSESLKNLADQLDYRTKCLNLKEELERANNEVLLKEHGHRKDVELLKREYEQKIVCLEAQVKESVHEKATYEATVNQLHGDLAAHKSHMQVLAMRLDQIHDEVELKYNSEVQDLRVCLAVEQEEKNDLNRKIQNLEKELLICKAKLVDQQQEMTSNWHVETLKQKIMKLRKENEVLKRKFSHSQESK; encoded by the exons atggCGGCAACCAGTGACGAAGAAATGGAGTCACTACTCTCCGCGTTCGATCAGATCTACGAG GATGCGAAGAGCGGCATTTCGGAGATGCAGTTGCTGCAATCCAACTACAACGCAGAGTTTAAGATGCGTGAATCGCTCCAAATCTCTAGCAACGCCCTCAAAAGAG AAAATGACAGTTTGACAAAACTGTACTCGGAGTCCTTGAAGAATCTTGCGGATCAG CTTGACTATCGTACAAAATGCCTGAATTTGAAAGAAGAATTGGAAAGAGCGAACAATGAAGTTTTGCTTAAAGAACAC GGACATAGGAAGGATGTGGAATTGCTTAAGCGAGAATATGAACAAAAAATTGTGTGTTTAGAAGCTCAAGTTAA GGAATCTGTACACGAGAAAGCAACATATGAAGCAACCGTAAACCAACTCCATGGAGATTTAGCAGCACATAAAAGTCATATGCAGGTTCTAGCAATGAGGTTGGACCAAATCCATGATGAAGTGGAATTAAAAT ATAATTCTGAGGTTCAGGACTTGAGGGTATGTCTTGCGGTTGAGcaggaagagaaaaatgatttgAACAGAAAAATCCAAAATCTGGAAAAGGAAT TGTTGATTTGTAAAGCAAAATTGGTTGACCAGCAGCAGGAAATGACCTCAAATTGGCATGTGGAAACACTTAAGCAGAAAATCATGAAACTGAGGAAGGAAAACGAGGTCCTGAAAAGAAAGTTCTCTCACTCGCAAGAGAGTAAGTAA